A window of Acidobacteriota bacterium genomic DNA:
AATTCGCCCGGCGGACCCTCCGGTGCCGCCAGCGGCATATCCCCGCCGTTCTGCCCCACCGCCACCGGCCGCGCCACCGCGGCCGGCATGTCGAGCGCCGGCCGGCGGACGATCGAGGCCCGCGGCTGAGCTGCCGTCGAGGTGTCGACACGAATCGGCTGCGAATAGGCCGACATGTCGGTCGGCGTCTGCATCGGGGCATGGGCCGGTGTCGAGCGGTCGGTCTTGACGTGATCGAAACCGGTCGCAATCACCGTGATCTTGACCTTGTTGGTCAGCGCCTTGTCGACGACCGCGCCGAAGATGATGTTGGCGTCTTCGTGCGCCGACTCCTGGATGATGGTGAGCGCCTCGTTCACCTCCATCAGCGACATGTCGGGGCCGCCGGTCACGTTGATGATTACGCCGCGCGCGCCCCGCACCGACGCGTCCTCGAGCAGCGGGCTCGAGATGGCGCGGTTGGCGGCGTCGACCGCACGCGACGGCCCCTCGGCCATGGCCGTGCCCATCATCGCCACGCCCATGCCCGACATGATGGTCTTGACGTCGGCGAAGTCGAGGTTGATCAGACCCGGCACCAAAATCAGGTCCGAGATGCCCTGAATCGCCTGCCGCAGCACATCGTCCGCGGTGACGAAAGCATCGAGCATCGAGGTGTCGCGGGCGATCACCGAGAGCAGCCGTTCGTTCGGAATGGTGATCACGGTGTCGACCGCGTCACGCAGCGACTCGAGGCCCAGCTCGGCTTGCCGATAGCGCTTCTTCCCCTCGAACTTGAACGGCTTGGTGACGACGGCAATGGTCAGCGCGCCGAGCTCGGTGGCGAGGCTGGCAATGACCGGCGCCGCGCCGGTGCCGGTGCCGCCGCCAAGGCCGGTGGTCACAAACACCATGTCGGCTCCCGACAGCGCCTGGATCAGCGCGTCGGTGTCCTCGAGCGCGGCCTGCCGGCCGACGTTCGGATCCGCGCCGGCGCCCAGCCCCTTGGTGAGCTTGCCGCCGATCTGGATCTTCACCGGCGCCGGGTTGGCCTTGAGGGCCTGGGCATCGGTGTTGGCGACCATGAACTCGACCCCGGAGATGCCGGCCTGCACCATCCGCGACACGGCATTGCTGCCGCCACCGCCCACCCCGACCACCTTGATTCGCGCGCCCATCCGCGCTTCTTCGTCGAGCGTGAGCCGCAGCGCCTCGAAGCCGTCTTGATCCGCCATCGTGCCTCCTCCGTCTATGTCGTTTCGCGTCGTCAAATCGCTGTATCCAGCAATCCCAAAATCCCTGGCCTCGATCGCCAAGTCACCAGATCACCACTTCACGAGATCCGGTTAGAAAAACTCTTTGAACACCGTCCGTAACCGTCCCATCACCCGCGTCAGCGCGCCGCCGCCGCTGGCGCCCGCTGCCGGCCCGCGATGGCGGGCGGCGTACAACACCAGGCCGACGGCCGTGGCAAACGCCGGGTTGCTCACGTGATCGGCCAGGCCGCCGACGCCGACCGGCGTGCCGCGCCGGATCGGCAGGTCGAAAATCTGCTCGGCAATCTCGGACATGCCCTCGAGCTGGGCGCCGCCGCCGGTCAGCACGAGGCCCGAGTTGAGCGACTTCTCGTAGCCGGCCTTGCTGATCTCGTCCCAGATCAAATGGAACATCTCCTCGGCGCGCGGCTGCAGGATGTCGGACAGGATGCGACGCGCCATCACTCGCGGCCGCCGGCCGCCGACGCTGGCCACCTCGATGGTTTCGTCTTCCTCGACCATCGACGACAACGCGCAGCCGGCCCGCCGCTTGACCTTCTCGGCGTCCGGGATGGGGGTGCGCAGGCCGACCGCGATGTCGTTGGTGAAGTGATCGCCGCCGACGGCAATCACCGCGGTGTGCCACAGGCTGCCGCGCTCGAAGATGGCCAGGTCGGCGGTGCCGCCGCCGATGTCGACTACCGCCACCCCCAGTTCCTTTTCGTCGGCGGTCAGCACGGTCTCGGACGCGGCCAGCTGACCGATCACCGTATCGATGACCTCCACGCCGGCGCGGTTGACGCAGGCGACCAGGTTCTGGGTGGCGGTCTGGCTGCCGGTGATGATGTGGACGTTGACCTCGAGCCGGGCGCCGGTCAGGCCCACCGGCGCGCCAATGCCCTCCTGCTCGTCGACCACGAAGTCCTGCGGCAGCACGTGCAGGATCTCGCGGCCTGCCGGCAGCGACACCGCCCGCGCCGCATCGATCGCACGCCGCACATCGTCGCGGGTCACCTCGCGGTTCTTGCCGGCCACCGCGACCACGCCGCGGCTGTTGAAGCCCTTGATGTGCGGACCGCTGATGGCGAGGTGCACCGAGCCGACCTCGACGCCGGCCATCAGCTCGGCTTCCTCGATCGACTTCTTGATCGATTCGACCGCCGCCTCGAGGTTGACGACCACCCCGCGCTTGAGGCCCTTCGATTCGGCCATGCCGATGCCGATGACATCGGCGCCGCCGTCTTCGAGCAGCTCGCCGACCACGGTGCACACCTTGGTCGTGCCGATGTCGAGCCCCACTACGTAGCGTTCCTGTCGTGCCACGAATCCTCCCCGTCCTCTACCGTCTCGCCGTCGCCGGCAACGCCTTGACCGGACGCACGTACAACCGTTCATCGAACCGCAAATCCACGTAGTCGATACTCGCCAGCCGCTCGCGCAGCGTCGGCTGCAGGTCGACGTACTGCTGCAGGCGGGCGGCGAAGTCGCCGTCGCCCAGCCGCAGCAGCGCCGTGTCGTCGTCGAGAATCACGACTGCGTCGTGCAGGTCCGAGACGTCGATCTGCGAGACCCGCTTGCCCAGTTCCGGCCGGGCCGCCAGCGCCGAGATGACCCGGCCGGCAAATTCAGTGCGCGCCACGTCGATCAGCGCGCCATCGCCGGACGGCGACGCGGCCAGCCCGTCGATGATCGGCAAGTCGATGTCGGCGTATGCCGGGCCGTACTCGTCAACGATCACGCCCTGGTTGTCGACCAGGTAGAGCGCCGTGCCGATGCGGCCAATGCCCATGGGCTCGCGCTCGAGCACCGTGATCTCCAGCGTCGCCGGCAACACCCGGCGAATGGTGGCGCTCTCGACCCACGGCGAGGCGAGCAGCCGCCGCTGCCATTCGCCGATCCGAATGGTCAGGATGTTCTGGCCGCGCAGCCCATCGACGAGCGCCAGCACCTCGCCGGTCGACAAGCGGTGGTGGCCGCGAACCTGCAGGTGGCTCACCTGCAAGGCCTGGGCGGCGGCCATCAGGTTCACGCCGCGGTAACCGCCGTAGCCCAGCACCGCGATCATCACCAGCAGGCGAATCGCCAGCCACGCGTGGCGCCCGGCGGACGGACGCTTGCGCGACGGCTTCACGTGGGCCCGCTTGAACCGCTTGTCGGTCTGGGCGGCGCCGGCGGCGGCGCCGGTGCCGGGTCTGGGGAGTCCCGCCATTACCGGGCCTCCCGC
This region includes:
- the ftsZ gene encoding cell division protein FtsZ — protein: MADQDGFEALRLTLDEEARMGARIKVVGVGGGGSNAVSRMVQAGISGVEFMVANTDAQALKANPAPVKIQIGGKLTKGLGAGADPNVGRQAALEDTDALIQALSGADMVFVTTGLGGGTGTGAAPVIASLATELGALTIAVVTKPFKFEGKKRYRQAELGLESLRDAVDTVITIPNERLLSVIARDTSMLDAFVTADDVLRQAIQGISDLILVPGLINLDFADVKTIMSGMGVAMMGTAMAEGPSRAVDAANRAISSPLLEDASVRGARGVIINVTGGPDMSLMEVNEALTIIQESAHEDANIIFGAVVDKALTNKVKITVIATGFDHVKTDRSTPAHAPMQTPTDMSAYSQPIRVDTSTAAQPRASIVRRPALDMPAAVARPVAVGQNGGDMPLAAPEGPPGEFDLNLDLDVPAFLRRSEG
- the ftsA gene encoding cell division protein FtsA, with translation MARQERYVVGLDIGTTKVCTVVGELLEDGGADVIGIGMAESKGLKRGVVVNLEAAVESIKKSIEEAELMAGVEVGSVHLAISGPHIKGFNSRGVVAVAGKNREVTRDDVRRAIDAARAVSLPAGREILHVLPQDFVVDEQEGIGAPVGLTGARLEVNVHIITGSQTATQNLVACVNRAGVEVIDTVIGQLAASETVLTADEKELGVAVVDIGGGTADLAIFERGSLWHTAVIAVGGDHFTNDIAVGLRTPIPDAEKVKRRAGCALSSMVEEDETIEVASVGGRRPRVMARRILSDILQPRAEEMFHLIWDEISKAGYEKSLNSGLVLTGGGAQLEGMSEIAEQIFDLPIRRGTPVGVGGLADHVSNPAFATAVGLVLYAARHRGPAAGASGGGALTRVMGRLRTVFKEFF
- a CDS encoding FtsQ-type POTRA domain-containing protein, which gives rise to MAGLPRPGTGAAAGAAQTDKRFKRAHVKPSRKRPSAGRHAWLAIRLLVMIAVLGYGGYRGVNLMAAAQALQVSHLQVRGHHRLSTGEVLALVDGLRGQNILTIRIGEWQRRLLASPWVESATIRRVLPATLEITVLEREPMGIGRIGTALYLVDNQGVIVDEYGPAYADIDLPIIDGLAASPSGDGALIDVARTEFAGRVISALAARPELGKRVSQIDVSDLHDAVVILDDDTALLRLGDGDFAARLQQYVDLQPTLRERLASIDYVDLRFDERLYVRPVKALPATARR